The genomic stretch cgcggagcggtgcatgcggttgaggttcgcgtcgataccatgaagaggaggacgatgacggctcgtagatggtggacgactgggcacacggcttgtgcttgtggctgttgatgcagcagcagcgggatggcgggaacaagagcgctgcgatccgggcgggttccagtgatgggatgtgaatgccgattggttgagtggttgggtgcttgagtggttgctgattgtgttgagtgcctgctgagtgcgttgagcccttgttgagtgCGCTGCGTGCTTGCTGAGTGAGTTGCGGAGTGCTcattgttgctgggtgagtgcgttgctgagtgggcgacagtaccgcgaccggtacgacagcgtgaatgccggttgccgccagagaagtgccggggaggtccatcatgaagcaggtggaggccggaaagtcagcttactgtggtctccctgcgggtctccggtggaacagtggtcccagtgcgccttgcctgctagagggttgTTCGCggctggtttgccgaaaaatttaggatgttgcatggccgaattacgccgaacatggtgttcgttgttcgggtcaccaaatgtagaggaggtggtgttcccctacatgagtcctgacctgcgatgatggaatgtcccagcgggcagatggacgtggcctcacactaggaccgtgccggtagaactgtctggcagcagaggcacgtcgttgtcatcgtcgtccacgggccgccacacatCTTTGTGTTCCTTTGTACTTGGCATTCCCGTGTGCAGCTGACGCAACTGCGTTTCTGCAGAATCAGGTTCAAATGTCGCGCTTTTCGAGTGTTTCTAGTTCCTACAGAGCCGTCTGTGCTTCATGTGCTGCCATCTAGTTGGAAGAGGGCAAATCCTATAGCAACAAAAATCGATTTCGCGGCCTATAGCCAATCCAATACCCCCTCCGCGTCTGGGTTTTGTTCTGCTGCATGCTCCGTTGGTGGGGTTAGTTAATTGTAGCTTTCCCAGAACGTAAGTAAATTTGCTTGGTTTTAGGATCTTCTCTCGTGCTTGTATCTCGGCGATATAAACTACGGTTCTGAAACTTCGCCATTTTTTGTCTGAATAGCTTTCACGCTTTCAAACTCGGCATTTTTACCAAATGTAGGCTTAGCTTGCACTGTCATTTCAGATACTTTTCTGCGAGTATTCCTAACAATAACTCTCGAAATTTCCATTTTCGTTGTATCAAGTCATTTTAGTTACTGTCTGAAATTGCAGACGGCTGAATAGTTGTCTCGAATAGAGCGCTGGCTGACGATTAGCGGTGCTGTCGATTTTGGAGGGAAAACTCTTTTACTTCCCCGTAACTCTCTTGCACTTTTAAATGACGTTCGTTTGGCATTTAAAAGATGCGTGTTAACGAAACACGTCTTATATTGTTCCAGCTCTTGCTTTCAACTTTGATACGTGCGTACAGCATCGTAGACGGTGGTAGACGATGTACCCGAAACggtttcgtgtgtgtgtgtgatgatGGGTTAATCTTACGTGACCTGCACTTCTTCTCCAGGCTAATATGTCAGGCATCGCGGTAGCAAGGCTTTCAGAGGAGCGCAAAGCGTGGAGAAAAGACCATCCTTTCGTAAGTTTACCCGCTCCTACCTGGCTGAACAAGCGTCACGCTCATTCACATGAATAAAAATATTGCTTGTAGTAGAAGCTGACGTGTTCTTTCAGTTAGGGTCCAATATGTTGTTTATTTATCTGTATTCAAAACAATGGAGGGCGGGAGTTTGGTGAAGGGAGTGGATGAAGGCTGGCATTATCACATTCATTGCTGTGTCTGCTCTGCATGTATGGCTTGTTAACTGAACTCCGTAACGGATCTTTGTTAACTGATAACTTTTTGTGGCAGAAGATAGGCAGATGCGAAGATTTTTGTTACGGGTACTTGTCATTACCAGTCCATGAAGCACCAAGCAGAGCACTCGTAATTAGACATCTTAACGGAGCTTACTCTAAATAAATCTAAAATAAATTAAAATCAAAATTGGTGTGTAACTCCTTCAGTTGGTACAAGTGATGCTCTTTTGTAGAATAAAATGgaggaaataaaaaatgtgatttTGAGCAATTGTAGCGTACCATTAATCGTGTAATGCATCAGCGCATGGACGTAGTGATATGTGCTACAGGCACGTGCATTGCCCTAAAAGCTAGCTGGACCCGGATGGAAAGGGAATCATTCCGGGAACACTGTAAAACAAGTTCACTGTATGTTTTTCCACGCAGGGCTTCGTTGCCAGGCCAACAAAGAATGCAGACGGGACGCTGAACCTGCTCAACTGGGAGTGTGCGATTCCGGGAAAGCAAGGGGTAAGGAACTGCTCCTTTCGCACATTGCGGAAAATCAGTGTTTTGCCGAATGCAGGATCAAACGGTTGCATTCAAATACGGCGGAATATTCGACATTTTTCTTGCTTTTGTGCGCAGATTCTTTAGCTAATTCATGTAAGGCCACGCAAATGCTGGAAAGTTCGAAGAAGGCACGTGTTGGAAATTGTGCCGTCATATCAACAACATTTATATAAAATGTGTATTGTTGGAAAGCGGTAACTGGCTCATCTGTATACGTTCCATGTTGGAATCATTGCAGAAAACGTTAGAAATAATTTATATAGAAAGTGTGCCACCCTCTACAGTTACATTAAAGGCCGTGTCTTTAGCATCAAAATCTTGCAGTATTTGTCTCCTAACTGTCGATTGAATGACTGTTCTTACCGTGCAGACTCCTTGGGAAGGAGGACTGTACAAGCTCAGGATGATCTTCAAGGACGATTATCCTTCCACACCACCAAAGTGTGAGTGCCGTGGAGACGTTGTTTTCCCCTATACATTGCAGCCCAccacttaaaggggttgtgatgCTCGGTCGTTATGTAAactaaatgtaaaaaaaaaaaaaaaaagaacagttaTTTGTGTCGATGAAAACCTGCTTTCCAAGTTTCCAAAAACCCCCAAGACCCTAACGCAAGGCCCAGTTGTATACTTGGAACTACCATCATTCAGGTGAAGCCTATAGTTAgcagcagggttgcggagttgccactccagggttggaatgattccggaatcattccagatttatcagagcccggaatggaatggaatggcggaaactgtcctagaaATGGAATGGATTTAggttctttcctttctttctttctttttttttttcattccgaggaattgaaaggagtggaattatcacaaatctccattccttggaatggaatggaacgggtggtcccattccgcaaccctggttaGCGGTGCAATGTGGCCGTGTcgtttcacaacccctttaaacgTGCGTGAACGTGGAGTACAGCGCCCTTTTATTTTTAATGCTCGCAGTAGTTACAGTGCACGCGCACGGTTCCAAATTGTAATTGCAGGTAAATTTGAGCCCCCTCTATTTCACCCAAACGTCTACCCATCTGGTACAGTGTGCTTATCCTTGCTGGACGAAGAAAAAGACTGGCGGCCAGCTATCACCATCAAACAGGTAGTTCTTACAAAGTTTCCACCTCTGTTTATGTCTCGTGCGTCATTTAGTTCCGTACTTCTTGCGCGAGACCGTTCAAATGCGAATAAAATATGCTATAagcagagcctgaagttttagggcttAACCCTATTCTTTCTCAAATTTGCACCCAGAGT from Ornithodoros turicata isolate Travis chromosome 4, ASM3712646v1, whole genome shotgun sequence encodes the following:
- the LOC135392127 gene encoding SUMO-conjugating enzyme UBC9 produces the protein MSGIAVARLSEERKAWRKDHPFGFVARPTKNADGTLNLLNWECAIPGKQGTPWEGGLYKLRMIFKDDYPSTPPKCKFEPPLFHPNVYPSGTVCLSLLDEEKDWRPAITIKQILLGIQDLLNEPNVKDPAQAEAYTIYCQNALEYEKRVRGQAKSMAPTE